One window of the Eucalyptus grandis isolate ANBG69807.140 chromosome 8, ASM1654582v1, whole genome shotgun sequence genome contains the following:
- the LOC120286855 gene encoding LOW QUALITY PROTEIN: pentatricopeptide repeat-containing protein At5g14080-like (The sequence of the model RefSeq protein was modified relative to this genomic sequence to represent the inferred CDS: inserted 2 bases in 2 codons; deleted 1 base in 1 codon), whose amino-acid sequence MKSNVTEVATRISRALLSASDRTAPTRAWTASLEQTLHRLRCRDSLAAPHLVARVIDPFLIPHHSLALGFFDWASQQPGFAHDPLAYRAVLKSLPXSRQSNAVEALLKRARARRIGLDGSAYGHVIACFVRNRRTHDGFLVFSEAGSSVGDVGPDVCNLLLAALASDGYIDNARKVFDEMTRRGVRLSTLGLGVFLWKFCGNGEISEVLSVLDEARRGNAGINGSVIAVLVVHGLCQASRASEALWVLEELRSRSCKPDFMAYRIVMEAFREMGDVVEKDRVLKLKRKLGVAPRANDYREFLFTLISERLMKEATQLGEVIVSGXFPLEDDILNALIGTISADDPQSAIAFFRFMIKKGKFPTLLTLSNLCRNLCKHNKTDVLVQVYQVLDSGGYFADAESYNVMVSFLCKAGRVREAYGILQVMKKKGLGPDVFGYNSVLDACCQEDLMRPAKRLWDEMFSSGCSGDLRTYTILIKKFSEIGQVEEARRLFYHMLEKGLEPDSLIYRSLIEGLCQEANFEAAFDIFDKCIEQDPTLAKSVLNAFVLCLCRKGDFVTASKLLQRFNCDLDNLDSHVTFLKYLNDADEAGLALEHMKWIREKSSLMMRHISSELVFLLSSASKSEPILNWLDRVQGKELSCGQ is encoded by the exons ATGAAATCCAACGTCACGGAGGTAGCGACGAGAATAAGCAGAGCTCTCCTCTCGGCCTCCGACCGCACCGCCCCGACGCGCGCGTGGACGGCCTCGCTCGAGCAGACCCTGCACCGCCTCCGCTGCCGCGACTCGCTCGCCGCCCCTCACCTCGTCGCCCGCGTGATCGACCCGTTCCTGATCCCGCACCACTCCCTCGCCCTCGGCTTCTTCGACTGGGCCTCCCAGCAGCCCGGCTTCGCCCACGACCCCCTCGCCTACCGCGCCGTCCTCAAGTCGCTCC CTTCCCGGCAGTCCAATGCCGTGGAAGCGCTCCTGAAGCGGGCCAGAGCCCGCAGGATCGGCCTCGATGGTTCCGCCTACGGGCACGTCATCGCTTGTTTTGTCCGGAACAGGAGGACCCACGATGGGTTTTTGGTTTTCAGTGAGGCTGGCTCGTCGGTCGGGGACGTTGGGCCGGACGTGTGTAACTTGCTTTTGGCTGCGCTCGCGTCTGACGGGTATATCGATAATGCGAGGaaggtgtttgatgaaatgacGCGGCGAGGCGTTCGTTTGAGCACTTTGGGATTGGGCGTGTTCTTGTGGAAGTTTTGTGGTAATGGGGAGATTTCCGAGGTTTTGAGCGTGTTAGATGAAGCTAGGAGGGGTAATGCAGGGATTAACGGGTCAGTTATTGCTGTTTTGGTAGTTCATGGTCTTTGTCAAGCTTCGAGGGCATCGGAGGCTCTCTGGGTGTTGGAGGAGctgagaagtaggagctgcaaACCTGATTTTATGGCTTATAGAATTGTTATGGAAGCTTTTCGAGAAATGGGAGATGTAGTGGAGAAAGacagagttttgaagttgaagcgGAAGTTAGGAGTAGCTCCGAGGGCGAATGACTATAGAGAGTTTTTATTTACTCTGATTTCTGAAAGACTAATGAAGGAAGCCACACAGTTGGGTGAGGTCATCGTTAGCG ACTTTCCCCTGGAGGATGATATCCTTAACGCATTGATTGGAACAATCTCAGCTGATGATCCCCAATCAGCAATCGCCTTCTTTAGGTTCATGATCAAGAAGGGAAAGTTCCCGACACTTTTGACATTGAGCAATTTGTGTAGAAACTTATGCAAGCACAACAAAACTGACGTACTGGTGCAGGTGTATCAAGTCTTGGATTCTGGTGGTTATTTTGCTGATGCGGAGAGTTACAATGTGATGGTCTCATTTTTATGTAAGGCTGGAAGAGTAAGAGAAGCTTATGGAATCCTTCaggtgatgaagaagaaagggtTGGGCCCAGATGTGTTTGGCTATAATTCTGTTCTGGATGCATGTTGTCAGGAAGATCTTATGCGTCCAGCTAAAAGGCTGTGGGATGAGATGTTTTCAAGTGGGTGTTCTGGAGATTTGAGAACATATACTATCTTGATCAAGAAGTTCTCTGAAATAGGGCAAGTTGAAGAGGCAAGG AGGCTGTTTTACCACATGTTGGAGAAAGGGTTGGAACCGGATTCCTTAATCTACAGATCTCTCATTGAAGGGCTTTGTCAAGAAGCAAACTTTGAAGCTgcctttgatatttttgataaGTGTATTGAACAGGATCCAACTCTTGCCAAGAGTGTCCTCAATGCATTCGTCCTGTGTCTCTGCAGAAAAG GTGATTTTGTTACTGCTTCAAAGTTGCTCCAACGTTTCAATTGTGATTTGGACAATTTAGACTCCCATGTCACTTTCCTGAAATATTTAAATGATGCAGACGAGGCTGGACTTGCCCTTGAACACATGAAATGGATTAGGGAAAAATCTTCTCTGATGATGAGACATATTTCATCAGAACTTGTATTCCTACTTTCTTCTGCATCTAAATCGGAACCAATTTTGAACTGGCTTGACAGAGTGCAAGGGAAGGAATTATCTTGCGGTCAATAA